A portion of the Punica granatum isolate Tunisia-2019 chromosome 7, ASM765513v2, whole genome shotgun sequence genome contains these proteins:
- the LOC116213941 gene encoding uncharacterized protein LOC116213941, translated as MPVLGEAPSAATSAAEQGKPRRPRAQLGHGMPEASDPNPPARPNKLTISSVLLNPSDPTSSAATKKTHFSPAAKFRGLGCTAASSQQVSVPAVIRSSADWERRKAKKKQKKGFLQKSRAKNQGLLTDGSNFSCNSSGSCVVAEDAWCGPGIGFSAADADCVVVVGRRNVAAVAASRGKIDAERLGPRERPCLPRRAINPEHLCLLDSDQSFTGSRPGVDLYGPGPRHHRHARPPSPEGLAEIMMLHGGMLMGGRADGPDRYRGWRLDVDNMSYEQLLELGDRIGYVNTGLKEDEIGCCIRKIKLASLGDLSHHFAAKTDGKCSICQEEYEEDDELGKLECGHGYHLECIKQWLSQKNVCPVCKSEAVART; from the exons ATGCCTGTCCTCGGAGAAGCTCCCTCCGCCGCTACCTCAGCTGCCGAGCAGGGCAAGCCGAGGAGACCCAGAGCCCAGCTGGGCCACGGGATGCCAGAAGCTTCAGATCCGAACCCGCCGGCCCGACCCAACAAGCTCACCATCTCCTCCGTCCTCCTCAACCCCAGTGACCCCACCTCCTCCGCGGCCACCAAGAAGACCCACTTCTCGCCGGCCGCGAAGTTCCGGGGCCTGGGCTGCACAGCCGCCTCGTCCCAGCAGGTCTCGGTGCCAGCAGTCATCAGGTCGTCCGCCGACTGGGAGCggaggaaggccaagaagaagcagaagaaggGGTTCCTGCAGAAGAGCAGGGCCAAGAACCAGGGACTGCTGACCGACGGCTCCAACTTCAGTTGCAACTCCAGCGGGTCCTGCGTGGTCGCCGAGGACGCCTGGTGCGGTCCTGGGATCGGGTTCTCCGCTGCGGACGCCGACTGCGTGGTGGTGGTCGGCCGGAGGAACGTTGCGGCCGTCGCGGCCTCGAGGGGGAAGATTGATGCGGAGAGATTGGGTCCGAGGGAG CGCCCTTGTCTCCCGCGGCGGGCTATAAATCCCGAACACTTGTGTCTCCTTGACTCCGACCAGAGCTTCACCGGATCTCGCCCTGGTGTGGACTTATACGGCCCTGGGCCTCGGCATCATCGGCATGCCAGACCTCCTTCCCCTGAAGGCCTTGCCGAG ATTATGATGCTGCACGGTGGTATGCTCATGGGTGGAAGAGCAGATGGGCCCGATCGGTACAGAGGCTGGCGACTCGACGTCGATAACATGTCGTACGAG CAACTGTTGGAGCTCGGTGACAGAATTGGTTACGTGAATACTGGGCTGAAAGAAGATGAGATAGGCTGTTGCATCAGGAAGATCAAGCTTGCAAGTCTTGGTGATTTATCGCATCATTTCGCTGCAAAAACTGATGGGAAGTGCAGCATTTGCCAA GAAGAGTATGAAGAGGACGATGAGCTCGGGAAATTAGAATGCGGGCATGGGTATCACCTAGAGTGTATAAAGCAGTGGCTCTCACAGAAGAATGTTTGCCCCGTTTGCAAGTCCGAAGCTGTGGCCCGAACATGA
- the LOC116213940 gene encoding uncharacterized protein LOC116213940 has protein sequence MKPSIIRTDFRLPFPTGRSDHSGLIRSDAGPPSVSVRGGATSPAPPPPKLRAVKTAEKPPICTADEIHYVPVSNSDWKLALWRYTPPPDAPRRNRPLLLLSGVGTNAVGYDLDPESSFARHMSGQGFDTWVVEFRGAGLSAERVYSEEAVRALSESGTSSSGENGAKALYQDKRQCPPQLTEFRANFFEQFKSFIGGGQYSSLVSLLRGLSKRILNLMERQSSVPPPFIDLQERISSSLEDFEKQLDVIVKYDWDFDHYLEEDVPAVMEYVRTHCKSKDHKLLAVGHSMGGILLYAMLSRCASEGKDTGLASVATLGSSLDYTSSRSSLKTLLPLADPAQALNVPVIPIGALIAAAHPFVSRPPYFLSCLNAQITAQDMIPELLEKLVMKNFGTVPAKLLLQLTSAFREGGLCDRSGTFFYKDYIGKTNVPVLAVAGDQDLICPPEAVYETAKLIPEHLLTFKVFGEPGGPHYAHYDLVGGLMAADQVYPCIIDFLCRHDMV, from the exons ATGAAACCGTCGATTATTCGTACGGATTTCCGCCTTCCATTTCCGACGGGTCGCTCCGATCACAGCGGCTTGATACGATCCGACGCCGGACCGCCGTCCGTGTCCGTCCGTGGAGGAGCCACGTCCCCTGCACCGCCGCCTCCGAAGCTGAGGGCGGTGAAGACCGCCGAGAAGCCACCGATATGCACCGCCGACGAGATTCACTACGTCCCCGTGTCCAACTCCGATTGGAAGCTTGCTCTCTGGCGCTACACTCCTCCTCCCGAT GCGCCTCGGAGGAATCGCCCCCTGTTGCTGCTATCAGGCGTTGGGACCAATGCCGTCGGATACGATCTCGATCCCGAG TCCTCGTTCGCGCGGCACATGTCTGGCCAAGGATTCGATACTTGGGTTGTTGAGTTTCGAGGCGCAGGGTTGAGTGCGGAAAGAGTGTATTCCGAGGAAGCTGTCCGAGCTCTTAGCG AATCGGGAACCTCTTCGTCTGGAGAGAATGGGGCAAAGGCACTATACCAAGATAAGCGGCAGTGTCCACCACAGTTGACGGAATTTCGGGCGAACTTCTTCGAGCAATTTAAGAGCTTCATTGGAGGAG GCCAATATTCAAGCCTAGTCAGTTTGCTCAGGGGATTGAGTAAAAGAATTTTGAATCTAATGGAACGTCAGAGCTCTGTCCCTCCACCGTTTATTGACTTACAAGAACGTATTTCGAGCAGTTTGGAAGATTTCGAGAAGCAACTTGATGTCATTGTGAAGTATGATTGGGACTTTGATCATTACTTAGAAGAAGACGTGCCGGCCGTG ATGGAATACGTGAGGACTCATTGCAAATCAAAGGACCATAAATTGCTGGCAGTTGGTCACTCTATGGGCGGTATCTTGCTGTATGCTATGCTGTCACGATGTG CTTCCGAGGGAAAAGATACGGGTTTGGCATCAGTTGCTACTCTGGGTTCATCACTAGATTACACGTCTTCAAGATCATCTCTCAAAACGCTGTTACCACTG GCAGATCCAGCGCAGGCTCTAAACGTTCCCGTCATTCCAATCGGAGCATTGATTGCTGCTGCCCATCCATTCGTTTCTCGCCCTCCTTACTTTCTTTCCTGTTTGAACGCCCAAATTACTGCTCAGGACATGATTCCTGAATTGCTCGAAAAACTTGTAATGAAGAATTTCG GCACAGTTCCTGCTAAACTTCTGCTGCAGCTTACGTCTGCCTTCAGAGAGGGAGGTCTATGTGACAGGAGCGGGACATTCTTTTACAAGGACTACATAGGAAAGACTAACGTCCCTGTCTTAGCCGTTGCTGGAGATCAAGATCTTATATGTCCTCCAGAAGCTGTATATG AAACAGCAAAGCTAATTCCCGAGCATTTGCTTACATTCAAAGTGTTTGGAGAACCTGGGGGTCCACATTATGCTCACTACGATTTAGTCGGAGGACTAATG GCGGCAGATCAAGTGTATCCTTGCATCATTGATTTCCTTTGTCGGCACGACATGGTCTAG
- the LOC116215242 gene encoding uncharacterized protein LOC116215242: MDPPPPPVTPLPAVNAAATESLDDDSPRSRAAVDGLAEEPLPPKLRLMCSYGGHIIPRPHDKSLCYVGGETRMVVVDRNSSLADLSVRLSQSLLNGRPFTLKYQLPNEDLDSLITVSTDEDLDNMIDEYDRTASVSHFRPSRLRVFLFFKAPETAMTMGALLEDAKSETWFVDALNNAMALPRGFSDSATMGGLMNLDRVVNSGSSTDLEAQAKPVHEVHSMPGSPMVENNSSYGSSSSSPSMSNLPPISVRVADQDTGARPQDQRVGIEEQFVQSSIAPPPNMSDGFGLLSGPPPTIPSGVVPGNSNVASAAMGVNQTAASGENVNRGMSDDERSDQGVPLTFRKPPLPLQPVQMHPVQQKAAGLYNLPSPDSVASDSSIASASSLSRPVILEDQTHAHSKDQRGQASPTLKEGVLDPTLNLQIPQLQEPAYMIPPQTDQPQQQQQQQFVQMSTHYIPHHATNPVLIPPYYHPIYATQSQQQLHHHPINQQQQPVYVFPFPQAQPYNMSVQPNVADNSSALASSRPPPSPSPTIIHSSGYKDTNTGPPQIYSTKSATQMKPEMYSSYITSSPPPLIPIQSNQYQQQHLGISTQPQPAAMASSMASNYAFDYSHAAHDQAYYTQHHVPPQYQTMTAAAAVALSDASKQLPVDISKQQMMTTQQPI, translated from the exons ATGGATCCTCCGCCGCCGCCGGTCACGCCGCTTCCCGCCGTCAATGCCGCTGCAACGGAGTCCCTCGACGACGACTCCCCCCGCTCACGCGCCGCCGTGGACGGCCTCGCCGAGGAGCCCCTGCCCCCGAAGCTCCGCCTCATGTGCAGCTACGGCGGCCACATCATCCCCCGCCCCCACGACAAATCCCTCTGCTACGTCGGCGGCGAGACCCGCATGGTGGTCGTCGACCGCAACTCCTCCCTCGCCGACCTCTCCGTGCGGCTTTCCCAGTCCCTCCTCAACGGCCGCCCCTTCACCCTCAAGTACCAACTCCCCAACGAGGACCTGGACTCCCTCATCACCGTCTCCACCGACGAGGACCTCgacaacatgatcgacgaGTACGACCGCACCGCCTCCGTCTCCCATTTCAGGCCCTCGCGCCTCCGTGTGTTCCTCTTCTTCAAGGCTCCGGAGACGGCCATGACGATGGGGGCCTTGCTCGAGGATGCCAAGTCCGAGACTTGGTTCGTCGACGCGCTCAATAATGCCATGGCCCTCCCCCGGGGGTTCTCCGACTCCGCCACCATGGGCGGCTTGATGAACCTGGACAGAGTGGTGAACAGCGGTTCTTCCACCGATTTGGAAGCTCAG GCGAAGCCGGTTCACGAGGTGCATTCTATGCCTGGCTCCCCTATGGTCGAGAATAACTCCTCATATGGGTCATCCTCCTCCTCGCCCTCGATGTCCAACCTGCCCCCGATAAGTGTGCGTGTTGCTGATCAAGATACTGGGGCCAGGCCCCAGGATCAGAGGGTTGGGATCGAGGAACAGTTTGTGCAGAGTAGCATTGCCCCGCCTCCGAATATGAGCGATGGGTTCGGTCTCTTGTCGGGCCCTCCCCCGACAATTCCCTCGGGTGTTGTCCCTGGGAATTCAAATGTGGCATCAGCAGCAATGGGTGTTAATCAAACAGCCGCTTCTGGGGAAAATGTGAACCGGGGAATGTCCGATGACGAGAGATCGGATCAAGGGGTCCCACTCACCTTTCGGAAGCCACCACTGCCTCTGCAGCCCGTGCAGATGCATCCGGTTCAACAGAAGGCTGCTGGCCTTTATAATTTGCCCTCCCCTGATTCCGTCGCGAG CGATAGTAGCATAGCATCTGCGAGCTCCCTCTCGAGACCCGTCATTTTGGAAGACCAAACTCACGCCCACAGCAAGGACCAGAGGGGCCAGGCAAGCCCAACCTTAAAAGAAGGTGTCTTGGACCCAACCTTAAATCTCCAAATCCCGCAGCTTCAAGAGCCTGCCTACATGATTCCCCCGCAAACTGATCAACCGCaacagcagcaacagcagcagtTCGTGCAAATGAGCACACACTACATCCCCCATCATGCTACTAACCCAGTCCTCATCCCCCCTTACTATCACCCGATCTATGCCACACAATCTCAACAGCAGCTTCATCACCACCCGATCAATCAGCAGCAGCAACCAGTTTATGTATTCCCTTTTCCGCAAGCTCAGCCTTATAACATGTCCGTGCAGCCCAATGTAGCTGATAACAGCTCGGCTCTTGCCTCAAGTCGCCCTCCCCCATCTCCGAGTCCCACCATAATTCATTCTTCAGGATACAAAGATACAAACACAGGCCCACCACAAATATACTCTACAAAATCTGCAACCCAAATGAAGCCCGAAATGTACAGCTCTTACATCACTTCATCTCCTCCACCTCTGATCCCCATCCAGTCAAATCAGTACCAGCAGCAGCACCTCGGGATCTCTACCCAACCTCAGCCTGCTGCCATGGCTTCATCCATGGCTTCGAACTATGCGTTCGATTACTCTCATGCTGCTCATGATCAGGCTTATTACACTCAGCACCATGTACCTCCGCAGTACCAGACCATGactgcagcagcagcagtgGCGCTCTCTGATGCTTCGAAGCAGCTCCCTGTCGACATTTCAAAGCAGCAGATGATGACCACACAGCAGCCAATCTAA
- the LOC116213149 gene encoding lipid phosphate phosphatase 2 — protein sequence MGEIQLGAHSVRTHGAKVLRIHCHDWVIFLLLLFIYIGLNKIEPFHRFIGEEMMTNIKYPLKDNTIPAWAVPIYAVLFPMLVFLIYYIVRRDVYDLHHATLGLLYAVGLTAVITDAIKVAVGRPRPNFFYRCFPDGEPVFDNVTHDVLCYGDKAVIKEGYKSFPSGHTSWSFAGLVFLSWYMSGKIRAFNHGGHVAKLCIVFLPVLAAILVGVSRVDDYWHHWQDVFTGAIIGTVLSTFCYLQFFPFPHDVKGWAPHAYFRMLEERSRSHSDVGSSYMGLESGMELTGASPNDTVPVLDAMEAGRR from the exons ATGGGCGAGATTCAGTTGGGAGCTCACTCGGTGCGGACTCATGGAGCAAAAGTATTGAGAATACACTGCCATGACTGGGTCATCTTCTTACTACTactattcatatatattggCCTGAATAAGATAGAACCATTCCACCGCTTTATCGGGGAAGAAATGATGACAAATATAAAGTACCCCTTGAAGGACAACACTATACCCGCATGGGCAGTACCG ATATATGCAGTACTTTTTCCGATGCTAGTCTTCCTCATATACTACATTGTCCGTAGAGATGTTTATGATCTGCATCATGCCACCTTAG GATTACTCTATGCTGTTGGCTTGACTGCTGTGATAACGGATGCAATCAAGGTCGCTGTCGGGCGACCACGACCGAACTTCTTTTATAGGTGTTTTCCTGATGGTGAACCG GTGTTCGATAATGTCACGCATGATGTCCTATGCTATGGAGATAAAGCAGTTATAAAGGAAGGCTACAAAAGCTTTCCCAGTGGCCACACATCCT GGTCTTTTGCCGGTTTAGTTTTCCTCTCATGGTATATGTCTGGGAAGATCAGGGCATTCAATCACGGCGGCCACGTGGCGAAGCTCTGCATCGTGTTTCTTCCCGTACTTGCTGCTATACTCGTCGGGGTTTCCCGTGTTGATGACTACTGGCACCATTGGCAGGACGTATTTACTGGTGCTATTATAG GCACAGTCCTTTCGACCTTCTGTTACTTGCAGTTCTTCCCATTCCCACATGATGTAAAAG GTTGGGCGCCTCACGCATACTTTCGGATGTTGGAAGAGAGGAGTCGGTCACACTCCGATGTGGGAAGTTCGTACATGGGATTGGAATCTGGGATGGAACTTACAGGAGCGAGTCCAAACGACACTGTCCCTGTTCTCGATGCCATGGAAGCTGGGAGAAGATAA